From the genome of Jannaschia sp. S6380:
TGGACGAACAAGGTGGGACACACCAAGCGTCGCAAACACGTCGCCCGAGCGGTCGACGAGTTCGGCGGCAAGGTGGATGTCGTATTGCTTGACGGGCCGTCCGGCGGGCCGCAGACGGGTGCCCACCCCTGGATCAAGGAGACCCGCGGCAAGGGTTGGCGGATCACGCGCTTCAACGACATGGATCGCAGGCACGGATCGTTTCGGGCCGAGATCGACATGAGCCATGACCATGGGTGATCTGCCCGGAAGATCTCGCTATCTGGGCCTGGCCGCCGCGCTGGCGGCAATGGGACACGGGGTCCAGGCCGAGTCATCGGAGAAAGCGGCGCTTTCGGCCTTCGCCGACAACTGTCTTTCGCCGCACCTCACCGCGCGCGCAGCGAACGAAGCATTCGCCGGCCCGGAAATTCGCCACGACTTCTACGACCTCGACCCATTCTCCGCTCCCGCCCCTTCGCCGGCGGCCGGCATGCCCACCCCCGGCACCGACCGTCGCTGCGAAGTGACCTTCGACGGCGACCAGGGCGCGCAGGCGGCCGAGACTGCGCGGGCGGCGCTGGCAGCCGAGGGCATCACGACCGAAGCTCCGCTGCCCGCCACCCATACCGGTGCCCACCGGCCCGGCACGACGTTGCTGGCGGC
Proteins encoded in this window:
- a CDS encoding succinyl-CoA synthetase subunit beta: MGDLPGRSRYLGLAAALAAMGHGVQAESSEKAALSAFADNCLSPHLTARAANEAFAGPEIRHDFYDLDPFSAPAPSPAAGMPTPGTDRRCEVTFDGDQGAQAAETARAALAAEGITTEAPLPATHTGAHRPGTTLLAARALNPGRVAVVHTGTRPGPNGPETFLRVERLTPEASREALK